In candidate division KSB1 bacterium, one DNA window encodes the following:
- a CDS encoding amino acid adenylation domain-containing protein, with protein MKKDQNPGMTEATTNNFIEEDIYVFPTSFAQQRLWFLDQFAPNSPFYNIPSAIRFQGNLNIGVLEQCLREIVRRHETLRTTFATVNGQPVQVISPSATISMPKVDLQAIPHEHRLEEAIRLATEEAKTPFNLSTGPLIRVKLIKLGKQDHVVLLNMHHIISDGWSMSVLIQEIAVLYEAFLHHQPSPLPELPIQYADFAQWQQEWLAGERLEQQIAYWKKKLDSNLPILELPTDRTRPAVQTLNGDTYSTKLSKLLSDQVKTFARQQDATLFMTLLAAFKVLLHRYTGQTDICVGSPIANRTRAEIEGLIGFFVNTIVLRTQPDPNLTFSQYLQQVKEITLEAYANQDVPFERLVEILQPDRDMSHSSLFQVMFILQNNPMLVDRELPEVSISTLNINAGTSTFDLTLMFTEQPDGLSASVEYNTDLFNKDTIIRLMEHYRVLLENILRDPNQQIAHLPLISEAEQRKLLEEWNNTEVDFPTQLCIHQLFEQQVERNPDAEAVIFGEQKLSYGELNRKANQMARLLMQHGIGPGKLVGICQEKSLELIVSVLATLKAGAAFLPIDPSYPKDRIDHMLEDAQVSAVLTFEQYQPVLLSQSVQTILLDRIEPLLEKQRVENLTISATPDHLAYVIYTSGSTGKSKGVMVPHRSVVNQYFAWEKQFELGTKATCHLQMASFSFDVFCGDLIRALGSGGKLVLCPRDLMLDVEKLYQTMIKHHVDIAEFVPVVLRNLIQYLEKTNQNLSFLNVLIAGSDVWYVGEYQKFLKFCGPQTRLFNTFGLTEAAIDSTYFEGQTTTLSGDRVVPIGRPFSNTTIYILDSYLNPTPIGVPGELFVGGAGVTYGYLNRPDLTAEKFIPDPFANKLGQRLYRTGDRARYLADGNIEFLGRMDYQVKIRGFRIELGEVEATLGTYPDIQQAAVIVSGSNGQTQRLVAFLVAQNGLQPTASELRAYLKNHLPDYMIPAYFIWLDEMPLSPNGKIDRRALAAYDIDEFIEPRTDFVPPRTATEQIIADIWQSVLGCQRVGCYDHFFELGGHSLLATLVVSRLRETFQTDVPLRLIFESPTVAELAEYFDRSLKSAQGLLPPAIVPVPRNQDLPLSFAQQRLWFLDQFEPNSPFYNIPNAVRLQGELTIPVLRRTVQEIVRRHELLRTVFQVIDGKPHQTILPERNIPVRIVDLTQIPLDQQQAVAFTLSLMESQQPFDLSIGPLLRVTLLRLADHDHIVLVTMHHIISDEWSIQVFTREIAIIYDAFLHGRPSPLPELPIQYADFAYWQQQWLQGEVLERQLNYWKQQLDGIPGLLELPTDRPRPAVQTFRGDYQTFYFSEQLSQAIKAFGQREGVTLFMTLLAGFQALLHRYSGQDDICVGTPIANRTQASTENLIGFFVNTLVLRARFAEGISFRELVQQVKEAALGAYMHQDLPFEKLVDALQPKRDTSHSPLFQVMFALQNTPTGKEQISVGLTASPFETHLGSSKFDMTLFMQEDGNHLAGALEFNTDLFDASTIARFIQHFEMLFTNMLHQPDQAIGSVPILSEIERHRAIVEWNNTKIDYRNSLLLPQWFEAQVARTPDAVAVVFGDHQLTYRQLNHQANQLAHRLERQGIGPEKIVAICMERSLEVMIALFGVLKVGGAYVPIDPSYPKERIDYMLLDSRAALVLSQSRLLDRLPAEFQMASTSQPDMPRIICLDRDWPSIATESEAELSVQIDGDNLAYVIYTSGSTGKPKGVMISHQALMNYLLWCLKHYPITVEQGALVHSSLAFDATITGLYAPLLCGSSVYLTPENEELDIVAQTLAQKPGFGLVKITPAHLQMLGEQINAEMADELVQAFIIGGENLTREHIHFWLENAPYTKLINEYGPTETVVGCMNYLVPSNYRKIGSVPIGSPIGNVQIYLLDSNLEPVPIGVAGEIYIGGAGVARGYLDRPELTAEKFLPDPFSQQPGARFYRTGDLAKYLPNGTIEFLGRIDHQVKIRGFRIELGEIESALAEHPAIREAVVQPWQTDRVQRLVAYLVPKNSELPSSTELREYLKNRLPEYMIPASFVKLANLPLTSNGKVDRKALPEPSDERPVLQNEFVGASTPIEQTLVQIWQQVLGLEKIGIHDNFFELGGDSILTIQVISRARQAGINLTPKQIFQYPTIAGLAELAANELYIHAEQGLVRGPVPLTPIQRWFFELPISERHHWNQHIMLSVGERLNPNWLKKAIDALLHHHDALRMRFYFESDDWYQTNDGMDDPTPFCWIDLSDLSEQDQQKAIESQAAAIQASLNLSQGPLIRFALFDRGADLSARLFIVAHHLIIDFVSWQILLEDFITAYQQLSQGAAVRLPAKTTSFQYWAIKLAQYAQSSELLQQVAYWEALNTATAHPIPLDFPDGQNTEASGRVITRSLSPEYTQFLLNVMPSAYRTPVMTVLLTSLVLTMRDFSGSDRIMIDLEGHGRESLFDDVDLSRTIGWFTVLSPVAFNLTGVQSPSDAIQAIKQQLNQIPQRGIGFGLLKYLTQQMDGLIAIKSMPQPEIIFNYFGQMSSPNSGLDSFEPAEEIAGFDRSPENLRSHILEINGSVNQGRLYLGWTYSENLHRQETIERMADRFIEHLIALIHHYQSGATLSFSSEDFHDFHWKEEDIQDIIGELSRLEG; from the coding sequence TTGAAGAAAGATCAAAACCCAGGTATGACCGAGGCAACTACCAATAATTTTATCGAGGAAGATATTTATGTTTTCCCGACCTCATTCGCACAACAGCGATTGTGGTTTTTAGATCAATTTGCACCAAATAGTCCGTTCTATAACATTCCCTCTGCGATAAGATTTCAGGGGAATTTGAATATTGGCGTGCTGGAGCAATGCTTACGGGAGATCGTTCGTCGTCATGAGACGCTTCGCACCACGTTCGCCACAGTGAACGGTCAACCGGTCCAGGTGATCAGCCCATCAGCCACCATCTCGATGCCAAAAGTGGACCTGCAAGCTATCCCGCACGAGCATCGGCTTGAGGAAGCCATCCGTCTCGCGACCGAAGAGGCTAAAACGCCCTTCAATCTATCCACTGGCCCATTGATCCGAGTGAAGCTGATCAAGCTCGGCAAGCAGGACCATGTTGTGCTGTTGAACATGCACCATATTATCTCTGATGGCTGGTCTATGAGTGTGCTGATTCAAGAGATCGCCGTTCTTTATGAAGCTTTTTTGCATCACCAACCATCACCTCTGCCAGAGCTTCCAATCCAATATGCCGATTTTGCCCAATGGCAGCAAGAATGGTTAGCTGGCGAGCGCTTGGAGCAGCAGATCGCTTATTGGAAAAAGAAATTGGACAGCAACTTACCGATCTTGGAGCTGCCCACGGATCGGACTCGGCCCGCGGTTCAAACGCTCAATGGGGATACTTACTCAACAAAGCTCTCGAAGTTGCTATCCGACCAGGTCAAAACGTTTGCACGGCAGCAGGATGCAACCTTGTTTATGACATTATTAGCGGCGTTCAAGGTGCTGCTTCATCGCTATACAGGGCAAACCGATATCTGCGTGGGCTCGCCGATCGCCAATCGAACCCGCGCCGAAATTGAGGGCCTCATTGGTTTTTTCGTCAATACCATCGTGCTGCGCACCCAGCCTGATCCTAATCTCACGTTCTCACAGTATTTGCAGCAGGTCAAAGAGATCACGCTCGAGGCTTATGCCAATCAGGATGTGCCTTTCGAACGTCTGGTGGAAATCCTTCAGCCTGATCGCGATATGAGCCATTCCTCCCTGTTCCAAGTGATGTTCATCTTGCAAAATAATCCCATGCTGGTCGATCGCGAACTCCCCGAAGTCTCGATCAGCACACTGAACATCAACGCTGGCACATCCACATTCGATCTAACGCTGATGTTCACCGAACAGCCAGATGGCCTGAGCGCTTCAGTTGAATATAATACCGACCTGTTCAATAAAGATACGATCATCCGGCTGATGGAGCACTACCGAGTGCTGTTAGAGAACATCCTTCGCGATCCCAATCAACAAATTGCCCATTTGCCATTGATCAGCGAGGCCGAGCAGAGGAAACTATTGGAAGAATGGAACAATACCGAGGTCGATTTTCCGACCCAGTTGTGCATCCATCAGTTGTTCGAACAGCAGGTTGAGCGAAACCCAGACGCCGAAGCTGTGATTTTCGGAGAACAGAAGCTTAGTTATGGCGAACTGAATCGGAAAGCCAATCAAATGGCGCGCTTATTAATGCAACACGGGATTGGACCAGGCAAATTGGTAGGAATTTGTCAGGAAAAATCGCTGGAATTGATCGTCAGCGTGTTGGCGACGCTGAAAGCTGGTGCAGCATTTTTGCCCATCGACCCCAGTTATCCCAAGGATCGGATTGACCACATGCTGGAGGATGCGCAGGTTTCAGCCGTGCTCACCTTTGAGCAATACCAGCCCGTTCTTCTTAGCCAGAGCGTCCAGACCATTCTGTTGGATAGGATTGAGCCGCTATTGGAAAAACAGCGCGTTGAGAATCTGACCATCTCAGCGACACCCGATCATCTCGCCTATGTCATCTATACTTCTGGTTCAACTGGCAAATCCAAGGGCGTGATGGTGCCGCACCGCAGCGTGGTGAACCAATATTTTGCTTGGGAAAAGCAGTTCGAACTGGGAACTAAGGCTACTTGTCATCTGCAAATGGCGAGTTTCTCTTTCGATGTATTCTGCGGCGATCTGATCCGAGCATTAGGCTCAGGCGGAAAACTTGTTCTCTGTCCCCGAGATTTGATGCTCGATGTGGAAAAATTGTATCAAACGATGATCAAGCATCATGTCGATATCGCCGAGTTCGTCCCAGTCGTATTAAGAAATTTAATCCAATATTTGGAAAAAACAAATCAGAACCTGTCCTTTTTAAATGTCCTGATCGCTGGTTCTGATGTGTGGTATGTCGGCGAATATCAAAAATTTTTGAAATTCTGTGGACCGCAGACGCGGCTTTTCAATACATTTGGCCTGACCGAGGCTGCCATCGACAGCACCTATTTTGAAGGTCAGACGACGACCCTATCTGGCGATCGAGTTGTGCCGATCGGTCGACCGTTCTCTAACACCACAATTTACATTCTGGACTCATATCTTAATCCAACACCCATCGGCGTACCGGGAGAATTATTCGTTGGGGGCGCAGGGGTCACTTACGGCTATTTGAATCGACCCGATTTGACAGCCGAAAAATTCATTCCCGATCCATTCGCAAATAAGCTGGGACAGCGCCTTTATCGGACGGGCGACCGAGCGCGCTATCTGGCCGATGGCAATATCGAATTTTTGGGACGAATGGATTATCAAGTGAAGATCCGCGGCTTTCGCATCGAATTGGGCGAGGTCGAAGCGACTCTGGGCACATATCCCGATATTCAGCAAGCGGCTGTGATCGTCTCAGGTAGCAACGGCCAGACCCAGCGCCTGGTTGCATTTCTGGTGGCGCAGAATGGCCTGCAACCCACAGCTTCAGAATTGCGCGCTTATTTGAAAAACCATTTGCCCGATTATATGATCCCAGCCTATTTTATCTGGTTGGACGAGATGCCGCTGTCGCCCAACGGCAAAATCGATCGCAGAGCATTGGCAGCTTATGATATCGATGAATTCATCGAACCAAGAACCGACTTCGTGCCCCCTCGTACCGCAACAGAGCAGATTATTGCAGATATTTGGCAAAGCGTTCTGGGATGCCAGCGTGTGGGATGTTACGATCATTTCTTCGAATTGGGAGGTCATTCACTATTGGCCACTCTAGTGGTCTCACGGCTGCGCGAAACGTTCCAAACCGATGTCCCGTTACGATTGATCTTCGAGTCGCCCACCGTAGCTGAATTGGCTGAATATTTCGATCGCTCTCTGAAATCAGCCCAGGGCCTCCTTCCGCCCGCCATCGTGCCGGTACCGCGCAATCAAGATTTGCCATTATCGTTTGCACAACAGCGGCTCTGGTTTTTGGATCAATTCGAGCCCAATAGCCCATTTTACAACATACCGAACGCTGTGCGATTGCAGGGAGAGCTAACCATCCCTGTGCTCAGGCGCACCGTGCAGGAGATTGTCCGACGACATGAATTGCTGCGGACCGTTTTTCAGGTGATCGATGGCAAACCGCATCAAACCATTTTGCCAGAACGAAACATCCCAGTTCGAATCGTGGACTTGACCCAAATCCCGCTTGACCAGCAGCAGGCTGTGGCGTTCACACTGTCACTCATGGAGTCGCAACAGCCCTTCGATCTCTCCATCGGACCATTGCTCCGAGTGACATTATTGCGTCTAGCCGATCATGATCATATTGTTTTGGTCACCATGCATCACATCATCTCCGATGAATGGTCAATCCAGGTGTTTACCAGGGAGATTGCTATCATTTACGATGCGTTCCTCCACGGTAGGCCTTCTCCATTACCCGAGCTGCCCATTCAATATGCAGATTTCGCCTATTGGCAGCAGCAATGGCTGCAAGGGGAGGTGTTGGAACGTCAACTAAATTATTGGAAACAGCAGCTCGATGGCATCCCAGGGCTGTTGGAATTGCCGACCGATCGGCCCAGGCCTGCCGTCCAAACGTTCCGAGGCGACTATCAAACGTTCTATTTCTCTGAACAATTATCGCAGGCGATCAAAGCCTTCGGCCAACGCGAGGGAGTCACCCTTTTTATGACCCTGTTGGCTGGATTTCAAGCGCTGCTTCATCGTTATTCTGGTCAAGATGATATTTGTGTCGGCACTCCGATTGCCAATCGCACTCAGGCTTCCACCGAAAACCTCATTGGCTTCTTCGTCAACACTCTGGTGTTGCGCGCTCGATTCGCTGAGGGCATCAGCTTCCGCGAATTAGTGCAGCAGGTCAAAGAAGCTGCTCTGGGCGCTTATATGCATCAAGATCTCCCGTTCGAAAAGTTGGTCGACGCGCTGCAACCAAAAAGGGATACCAGCCATTCCCCGCTGTTTCAGGTGATGTTCGCCCTGCAAAACACCCCTACTGGGAAAGAGCAAATTTCCGTGGGGCTTACAGCCAGCCCCTTTGAAACGCATTTGGGCAGCTCCAAATTTGATATGACCCTATTCATGCAAGAGGATGGCAATCACCTCGCCGGAGCGCTGGAATTTAATACGGATCTATTCGATGCAAGTACCATCGCGCGATTCATCCAGCATTTTGAAATGCTATTTACCAACATGCTGCATCAACCCGATCAAGCGATCGGATCGGTTCCAATTTTATCCGAGATTGAAAGACATCGGGCCATTGTGGAATGGAACAATACCAAAATCGATTATCGCAATTCGCTTCTTTTACCTCAATGGTTCGAAGCTCAGGTCGCTCGAACGCCAGACGCAGTCGCTGTTGTTTTCGGCGACCATCAGCTCACATATCGGCAGTTGAACCATCAGGCCAATCAATTGGCCCATCGACTGGAGCGGCAAGGAATTGGGCCTGAAAAGATTGTCGCTATCTGCATGGAACGATCGCTGGAGGTCATGATTGCATTATTCGGTGTGCTGAAAGTCGGCGGTGCTTACGTGCCAATCGATCCCTCCTACCCCAAAGAGCGAATTGACTATATGCTCCTGGACTCCCGAGCCGCGCTCGTGCTTTCTCAATCCCGATTGCTGGATCGGCTGCCAGCGGAGTTCCAAATGGCGAGCACATCCCAGCCAGATATGCCAAGGATCATTTGTTTGGACCGCGATTGGCCGAGCATTGCGACGGAAAGCGAGGCGGAGTTGTCGGTCCAGATCGATGGCGACAATCTCGCCTATGTGATCTATACGTCAGGTTCAACTGGCAAACCGAAAGGCGTTATGATCTCGCATCAGGCGTTAATGAACTACTTGCTCTGGTGTCTAAAACACTACCCGATCACTGTTGAGCAGGGGGCACTGGTGCATTCCTCGTTAGCTTTTGATGCCACTATCACTGGGCTTTATGCTCCGCTATTATGTGGAAGCTCGGTCTATTTGACCCCAGAAAATGAAGAATTGGACATTGTGGCACAGACCCTGGCGCAAAAGCCGGGATTCGGTCTAGTGAAAATTACCCCCGCTCACTTACAAATGCTCGGAGAGCAAATTAATGCAGAAATGGCTGATGAGCTGGTACAAGCGTTCATCATCGGAGGTGAAAATCTGACTCGCGAGCACATCCATTTCTGGCTGGAAAATGCCCCGTATACAAAATTGATTAATGAATATGGGCCAACGGAAACGGTGGTCGGCTGCATGAATTACCTCGTACCATCCAATTATCGCAAAATCGGATCTGTGCCCATTGGCTCTCCCATCGGCAATGTGCAGATCTATCTGTTAGATTCGAACCTTGAGCCAGTACCGATCGGCGTGGCTGGTGAAATTTATATCGGAGGGGCTGGCGTCGCGCGCGGGTACCTCGATCGGCCCGAGCTGACCGCCGAAAAATTCTTGCCAGATCCGTTCAGTCAACAACCTGGAGCACGATTCTACCGCACTGGCGACTTGGCCAAATATCTCCCCAATGGGACAATCGAGTTTCTGGGGCGCATTGACCATCAGGTGAAAATCCGCGGCTTCCGCATCGAATTGGGCGAGATTGAATCAGCATTGGCTGAACACCCAGCGATTCGGGAGGCCGTGGTCCAGCCATGGCAAACAGATCGCGTTCAAAGGCTTGTCGCTTATCTCGTGCCCAAAAATTCCGAGCTTCCCTCGAGCACCGAGCTCCGCGAATATTTAAAAAACCGTTTGCCTGAATACATGATTCCAGCCAGCTTTGTGAAGCTGGCCAATTTGCCGCTGACATCCAATGGCAAAGTTGATCGAAAAGCATTGCCTGAACCCAGCGACGAACGCCCCGTGCTCCAAAATGAGTTTGTTGGCGCGAGTACACCAATTGAACAGACCTTGGTCCAGATCTGGCAACAGGTTTTGGGCCTTGAAAAGATCGGCATCCATGATAATTTCTTTGAGTTGGGTGGCGATTCAATTTTGACCATTCAGGTGATCTCCCGGGCCCGACAGGCAGGTATAAATCTCACGCCCAAACAGATCTTCCAGTACCCGACCATCGCGGGCCTGGCCGAACTGGCTGCCAATGAGCTGTACATCCACGCTGAGCAAGGTTTGGTGCGCGGTCCCGTTCCCCTAACGCCCATTCAACGCTGGTTCTTTGAGTTGCCCATCTCTGAACGGCATCACTGGAACCAGCACATCATGCTCTCCGTCGGCGAACGGCTGAACCCCAATTGGCTCAAAAAAGCAATTGACGCATTACTTCATCACCATGATGCGCTCCGGATGCGCTTTTATTTCGAGTCTGATGACTGGTATCAAACCAATGATGGGATGGATGATCCGACTCCGTTCTGCTGGATCGATCTCTCAGATCTTTCGGAGCAAGATCAACAGAAGGCTATTGAGTCCCAAGCTGCGGCAATTCAAGCCAGCCTGAATCTCTCCCAGGGGCCATTGATTCGATTCGCGCTGTTCGATCGCGGCGCGGATCTATCAGCGCGGCTCTTCATCGTAGCGCATCATCTGATTATCGATTTCGTTTCATGGCAGATTTTGCTTGAGGACTTCATCACCGCCTACCAGCAACTCAGCCAGGGGGCAGCGGTCCGTCTGCCTGCCAAGACGACATCGTTCCAATATTGGGCCATTAAATTGGCACAATATGCCCAGAGCTCAGAATTGCTGCAACAAGTGGCCTATTGGGAAGCGCTGAACACTGCCACTGCACATCCAATTCCGCTCGATTTTCCAGATGGACAAAATACCGAGGCTTCGGGCCGTGTCATCACGAGGAGCTTATCTCCCGAGTATACCCAATTTTTATTGAACGTGATGCCTTCGGCCTATCGCACCCCAGTAATGACTGTACTATTGACCAGTCTGGTTTTGACCATGCGCGATTTCTCTGGCTCGGATCGAATTATGATCGACTTGGAAGGCCATGGCCGCGAGTCGCTGTTCGATGATGTCGATCTCAGTCGTACCATTGGCTGGTTCACTGTTCTCTCACCTGTGGCATTTAATCTGACAGGGGTGCAGAGCCCCAGCGACGCAATTCAGGCCATCAAACAACAATTGAATCAAATACCACAGCGAGGCATTGGTTTCGGACTTTTGAAATATCTCACTCAGCAAATGGATGGTCTCATTGCTATCAAGTCCATGCCTCAGCCAGAGATTATCTTCAACTATTTCGGACAAATGTCTTCACCCAACAGCGGATTGGATTCGTTCGAACCAGCCGAGGAGATCGCGGGTTTCGATCGAAGTCCAGAAAATCTCCGCAGCCATATACTTGAAATCAATGGCAGTGTGAATCAGGGACGACTGTATCTTGGCTGGACTTATAGTGAGAATCTGCATCGCCAGGAAACGATCGAGCGGATGGCTGATCGGTTCATCGAACATTTGATCGCGCTCATCCATCATTACCAGTCTGGCGCGACGCTAAGCTTCTCTAGTGAGGACTTTCACGACTTCCATTGGAAGGAAGAAGATATTCAGGATATCATAGGCGAGTTGAGTCGATTAGAAGGATAA